A window of Pseudodesulfovibrio hydrargyri contains these coding sequences:
- a CDS encoding DnaB-like helicase C-terminal domain-containing protein: MQNMAYRQALKGYNVLFVTLEDSKEACMFKQLALMTDIILLNLQSVHRERKQEQLESTMPELKKQLADMGQLWIVDRSEREFRVSDLRAIIHEVGVENIDVIYVDYIGKIMPPIGMRTTTMYEGPKEVAASLRRLAMETAIPTVTAAQINRGGMNKKLDELGMDSVSESIAIMHSTDVAIILANYEDQERTYLNERRYKIVKNRIAGKHGLGGSFYWDLGTLKIFDESELDKWLKYARITGDNRDVLQPDNAEDQGTTKGTTVEGTVTIETINKEMQ; the protein is encoded by the coding sequence ATGCAGAACATGGCGTACCGCCAAGCCCTCAAAGGGTACAACGTCCTCTTCGTCACCCTTGAGGACAGCAAGGAAGCGTGCATGTTCAAGCAGCTCGCTCTCATGACCGATATCATCCTGTTGAATCTCCAGTCGGTTCACAGGGAAAGAAAGCAGGAGCAGCTTGAGAGCACCATGCCCGAGTTGAAAAAGCAGCTTGCGGACATGGGCCAGTTGTGGATCGTGGACCGAAGCGAACGAGAGTTCCGCGTCAGCGATTTGCGAGCGATCATCCATGAGGTCGGCGTTGAAAATATCGACGTCATCTATGTGGACTACATAGGCAAGATCATGCCGCCGATCGGCATGAGAACGACCACCATGTATGAAGGCCCCAAGGAAGTGGCGGCCAGCCTGAGAAGGCTCGCCATGGAAACCGCGATCCCCACCGTCACCGCAGCCCAGATCAACCGAGGCGGCATGAACAAAAAGCTCGACGAGTTGGGCATGGATTCCGTCAGTGAATCGATCGCCATCATGCACTCGACGGACGTGGCGATCATCCTTGCCAACTACGAGGACCAGGAACGCACGTACCTGAACGAGCGCCGATACAAGATCGTGAAGAATCGTATCGCCGGAAAGCATGGCCTGGGCGGCAGTTTTTACTGGGACCTCGGCACATTGAAGATATTCGATGAGTCCGAACTCGATAAATGGCTCAAATACGCCAGGATCACCGGCGACAATCGAGATGTCCTCCAGCCCGACAATGCCGAGGACCAAGGTACGACAAAAGGAACGACGGTCGAAGGCACCGTCACGATTGAAACCATTAACAAGGAGATGCAGTAA
- a CDS encoding replication protein, translating into MKDSEPKRKKNPKYTYTVFYNRIYDAFMAQKPNGSEWAVFMYTYRETVGYQGRTIDFKSVNVAHMTGHDPRTVDKAYKALHDANIIESTRTKNRRPSQLQHE; encoded by the coding sequence CTGAAAGATTCCGAGCCGAAGAGGAAGAAGAACCCCAAGTATACCTACACGGTCTTCTACAACCGCATCTACGATGCCTTCATGGCGCAAAAGCCCAACGGCTCCGAATGGGCCGTGTTCATGTACACCTACAGGGAAACCGTGGGATACCAGGGGCGCACCATCGACTTCAAGTCGGTCAATGTCGCGCACATGACCGGCCATGATCCGAGAACCGTCGACAAGGCCTACAAGGCTCTCCATGACGCCAACATCATCGAGAGCACACGGACGAAAAACCGGCGTCCGAGTCAACTTCAGCACGAGTAA
- a CDS encoding helix-turn-helix domain-containing protein encodes MSDLKVRLGNRIRELRIARNLSQDSVAERFGSSGKYLGEVERAECNVSIEKLEKIAEALEVPIGSLLDNAHMEDRAYLIKDIGGMLDEADDDEVRLVHRLVSDVLR; translated from the coding sequence ATGTCGGATCTTAAAGTCAGGTTGGGAAATCGAATTCGTGAGCTACGGATTGCTCGAAACTTGTCTCAAGACAGTGTCGCCGAGCGGTTTGGCTCAAGCGGCAAGTATCTGGGCGAGGTTGAACGGGCTGAGTGTAATGTTTCAATCGAAAAACTCGAAAAGATAGCCGAGGCCCTTGAGGTCCCTATCGGTAGCCTTCTCGACAATGCCCATATGGAAGACCGGGCCTATTTGATTAAGGATATAGGCGGGATGCTGGATGAAGCCGACGATGACGAGGTCCGACTTGTCCATCGGCTCGTGTCGGATGTGCTGAGGTAG